In one Rhopalosiphum padi isolate XX-2018 chromosome 3, ASM2088224v1, whole genome shotgun sequence genomic region, the following are encoded:
- the LOC132925744 gene encoding uncharacterized protein LOC132925744, giving the protein MGEPDINTLIARRGQIKAIVTRFQNYLKSPDCDIKQIPPRQLKIEEAWQNFELVQTAIEELENNTSTTDHSQYRIDFENLFFETVAEAEQKISSIRANQNETSFRNSNNGESINSTSSIIKLAALNIPVFNGSYNDWVSFKDIFTALIHTNSNLTPIQKFFYLRSSLNGDAANCIKNFETTAINYEHAWKTLTARYNNEKLLIQCHVKDICELNVVKDNSSDSLRMFSDSLRTHISALEALKQRPTDWGPLLIHIICSKLDSNTLTEWEVKSPKTEIPKIENLMIFLDDRAQILEAVNEIELCKLCLRKHDSKKRCLSRNCFKCGKTHNTLLHIVQHKINNDARSITEGKSNHSSTQIDVNSSISAHSHDKNYEQVLLSTAIVRVFGENKSSSLCRALLDSGSQSNFITEELVQCLKLKRSKTNHQISGIGTTVQHAHSYVIAQVKSKFNDYSFTLKMLVVPKITNDIPAKHIYNTGHIPQNVSLADPLFWSPQKVDLLIGATHFYDLMSERRIKPVPNGPIFQETKLGWVVSGPTQIYNHKVEPLNNSICYTASIHTNVTLENMLPRFWRVEEFEGDNTYTIEEKTCKSIFDKTVIREPDGRFTVHLPFRENSLRLGESYNIAKRRLLNLESRLANNTKLKNEYTHFMNEYTSLGHMEQVQDDQINDKEEAYYLPHHAVFKEASTSTRLRVVFDASCKTSNGVSLNDVLLKGPVLQDDLVYILARFRTHNFVLSADITKMYRQFWVTKAHRIFQRILWRTNPQENINIFQLNTVTYGTVPASFLATGCLHKLADSQNVDPIIAAAIKRDFYMDDFLGGTNSYESAVQLRDGLIKTMQSAGLELRKWASNNDNLIKDVMSIKEDSKDTVPISDDNSITKVLGLFWNSTTDTLQFEVQQNNFTIISRITKREILSVIACLFDPLGLVGPAIIRAKLMLQQLWRLKIQWDEPLPNEIQEQWITYRNSLCELNNLIIPRQITCKNDIVNIQIHGFADASINAYGCCLYLRCTNSDGVHTSKLICAKSKVAPLKVISLPRLELCAALLLSRLSSKIVPKLNLKISKSYFWSDSNIVLSWITSPSTKWKTFVAHRVGEIQERTSIADWSHVDTKENPADIISRGCCPSKLSSLSLWWFGPKWLIKNEIEYPVLKTSSNSTKLKIPEAREITISNVCTNTLNDNFSLINHYSSINKLIHVTAYCLRFRYNALHRNSRLTGMLSVEEIKYTRIVIIRCVQKRSFPREIKDLIKLKNVSASSKLFRLCPFIDHDGLIKVGGRLKNAASIDIYQRHPIVLPADDHFTRLLFKHEHERCMHGGPQATLSTIRLQYWPLNGRNIARSTVHKCVKCFKYKPIVVQPIMGQLPADRVEPARAFLKCGIDFAGPFLIKSSLRRNAPLSKSYVCIFVCFTTKATHLELVSDLSTQAFIGALNRFFDRRGKSSVIYSDNATNFAGANNKLKEWYDLFQVDKHKTKLDEVLKNNGVQWKFIPARSPHFGGLWESAVKSMKNIVRKTLGDAHLTYEEFNTVLTRAEACLNSRPLTPLSTDPNDLGVLTPGHFLIGDSLLAIPEPDISDVKTNRLTRWRRLSHYSQIIWKKWSREYLNQLQERKKWSGEKGPKLDIDTVVLVRDENISPLNWKLGRVTKVQRGPDDIIRSAEVKLVNGCITRAVRNLCPLPFDGNISK; this is encoded by the exons ATGGGAGAACCCGATATAAATACACTAATTGCGCGACGCGGCCAAATAAAGGCTATAGTAACTCGGTTTCAAAACTATCTAAAATCACCCGATTGCGACATAAAACAAATACCACCACGTCAGCTCAAAATAGAAGAAGCTTGGCAAAATTTCGAGTTAGTGCAAACAGCGATTGAAGAATTAGAGAATAATACTAGCACAACAGATCATTCACAATATAgaattgattttgaaaatttattttttgagacGGTTGCGGAGGCCGAACAAAAAATTAGTTCTATTAGGGCAAACCAAAACGAAACATCATTCCGTAACTCGAACAACGGAGAGAGCATTAATTCGACATCGTCGATCATAAAATTAGCAGCGTTAAATATACCAGTATTTAATGGTAGTTATAATGATTGGGTATcgtttaaagacatttttactGCATTAATCCACACAAATAGTAATTTAACAccaattcaaaaatttttttatttacgttcTTCTCTTAACGGCGATGCAgcaaattgcataaaaaatttCGAAACTACGGCTATAAATTACGAGCACGCGTGGAAGACGTTGACTGCGCGttacaataatgaaaaattattaattcaatgtcATGTCAAAGATATTTGTGAGTTAAACGTAGTCAAAGATAATTCATCGGATAGTTTGCGAATGTTTTCGGATTCACTGCGTACTCATATATCGGCACTTGAAGCATTAAAGCAACGACCAACCGATTGGGGACCTCtacttatacacataatatgttcaaaattaGACTCAAACACACTAACTGAATGGGAGGTGAAATCGCCAAAAACCGAAATTCCAAAGATcgaaaatttaatgatatttttagacGACCGTGCACAGATTTTAGAAGCA GTTAATGAAAttgaattgtgtaaattatGCTTACGTAAACATGATTCCAAAAAAAGATGTTTATCCCGAAATTGTTTCAAATGCGGAAAAACACATAATACATTACTGCATATTGTCCAACATAAAATCAACAATGATGCGAGATCGATAACGGAAGGAAAATCAAATCACTCTTCAACTCAAATTGACGTAAATTCCTCGATAAGCGCGCACTCGCATGACAAAAACTACGAGCAGGTACTTTTATCGACAGCGATCGTACGAGTATTTGGTGAAAATAAAAGTTCGTCATTATGTCGTGCCTTATTAGATTCAGGTTCACAAAGTAATTTCATTACTGAAGAATTGGtgcaatgtttaaaattaaaaaggtcAAAAACTAATCATCAAATTAGTGGTATCGGAACAACAGTACAGCATGCACATTCATATGTTATCGCTCAGGTGAAATCGAAATTTAACGACTATAGTTTTACCTTAAAAATGTTAGTAGTGCCGAAAATTACGAACGATATACCTGcgaaacacatatataatacggGTCACATACCGCAGAACGTAAGCTTAGCTGACCCATTATTCTGGTCTCCACAGAAAGTTGATTTATTAATAGGCGCGACACATTTCTACGATTTAATGAGTGAACGTCGAATTAAACCTGTACCGAACGGTCCAATATTCCAAGAGACAAAACTCGGATGGGTAGTATCGGGGCCTACGCAAATTTACAATCATAAGGTTGAACCGTTAAATAACAGTATATGCTACACCGCGTCGATACATACCAACGTGACATTAGAAAATATGTTACCACGATTTTGGCGTGTAGAAGAATTTGAAGGAGATAACACCTATACTATTGAAGAAAAGACATGCAAAAGTATTTTTGACAAAACTGTGATAAGAGAACCAGATGGTCGATTTACAGTACATTTACCATTTCGCGAAAATTCATTACGCTTAGGCGAGTCTTACAATATCGCTAAGCGTCGTCTATTAAACCTAGAAAGTCGTCTtgcaaacaatacaaaattaaaaaatgaatatacacattttatgaatGAGTATACAAGTTTAGGACACATGGAGCAAGTACAAGACGACCAAATTAATGATAAAGAAGAAGCATATTATTTACCGCATCATGCGGTTTTCAAAGAAGCGAGTACGTCGACTCGACTTCGCGTTGTTTTTGACGCTTCATGCAAGACTAGTAACGGCGTTAGTTTAAACGATGTATTGTTGAAAGGACCGGTTTTGCAAGACGATTTGGTATATATACTCGCTCGCTTCCGAACACATAATTTCGTATTGTCCGCGGATATCACGAAAATGTACAGACAGTTTTGGGTAACAAAAGCTCATAGAATATTTCAACGAATCTTATGGCGCACAAATCCACaggaaaatattaacatttttcaacttAACACGGTTACTTACGGAACCGTTCCTGCGTCTTTTTTGGCCACCGGATGCTTACATAAACTAGCCGATTCGCAAAATGTCGATCCTATAATAGCAGCGGCCATAAAGCGTGACTTTTATATGGATGATTTTTTAGGCGGTACTAATTCTTATGAATCAGCTGTTCAATTACGAGATGGTCTAATTAAGACAATGCAATCCGCAGGCTTAGAATTGCGAAAATGGGCTtcgaataatgataatttaattaaagatgTAATGTCAATAAAAGAAGATAGTAAAGACACGGTCCCCATTAGTGACGACAATTCGATAACAAAGGTTCTGGGATTGTTTTGGAACTCAACCACTGATACGTTACAATTTGAAgtgcaacaaaataattttacaatcataAGTAGAATTACGAAACGCGAAATCTTGTCGGTAATCGCATGCCTATTTGACCCATTAGGACTAGTGGGTCCCGCTATTATACGGGCCAAGCTTATGTTACAGCAGTTGTGgcgattaaaaatacaatgggACGAACCGCTTCCGAACGAGATTCAAGAACAATGGATTACCTATAGAAACTCTTTGTGTGAATTAAATAACCTAATTATACCTCGACAAATTACGTGTAAAAACGatatcgtaaatatacaaattCACGGGTTCGCGGATGCGAGCATCAATGCGTATGGCTGTTGCTTATATTTACGATGTACAAATTCGGATGGTGTGCACacttcaaaattaatatgtGCAAAGTCCAAGGTGGCCCCATTAAAAGTTATATCTTTACCTCGATTGGAGTTATGCGCAGCGCTTTTATTGTCAAGATTATCGAGTAAAATAgttccaaaattaaatttgaaaattagtaAAAGTTATTTTTGGTCTGATTCGAATATTGTTTTATCGTGGATTACTTCCCCTTCTACCAAATGGAAAACCTTTGTGGCCCATCGTGTTGGGGAAATTCAGGAACGAACTTCTATTGCGGATTGGTCACACGTCGACACCAAGGAAAATCCAGCTGATATTATTTCACGCGGTTGTTGTCCGTCGAAATTAAGTTCATTGTCATTATGGTGGTTTGGTCCTAAATggctaattaaaaatgaaatagagTATCCCGTACTAAAGACGTCTTcgaattcaacaaaattaaaaatacccgAAGCTCGAGAGATAACGATATCTAATGTGTGTACAAATACGCTGAATGATAATTTTTccttaattaatcattattcgtcaataaacaaattaattcacGTAACAGCTTATTGTTTACGTTTTCGGTACAATGCATTACACAGAAATTCAAGGTTAACAGGAATGCTTAGCGTGGAAGAAATTAAATACAcgcgtattgttattatacgatGTGTTCAAAAAAGATCATTCCCTCGtgaaataaaagatttaataaaattgaaaaacgtaAGCGCGTCTAGTAAATTGTTTCGTCTGTGTCCATTTATAGACCACGACGGTTTGATAAAGGTGGGAGGTCGTTTGAAGAACGCCGCTTCGATAGACATTTATCAACGACACCCGATCGTCTTACCCGCAGATGACCATTTTAcgcgtttattatttaaacacgaACACGAAAGATGTATGCACGGGGGCCCACAAGCGACCCTATCGACGATACGATTACAATATTGGCCGCTAAATGGTCGAAATATAGCACGAAGTACAGTGCATAAATGtgtgaaatgttttaaatataaaccgaTTGTCGTACAACCTATTATGGGACAATTACCTGCAGACCGCGTAGAACCAGCTCGCGCGTTCCTAAAATGTGGGATTGATTTCGCTGGTCCGTTTTTGATTAAATCTAGTTTACGTCGCAATGCTCCTTTAAGTAAAAGTTATGTATGCATTTTTGTATGTTTTACAACCAAGGCGACTCATTTAGAATTGGTTAGTGATTTATCTACACAGGCTTTCATCGGAGCgctaaaccgtttttttgataGACGAGGTAAAAGTAGCGTGATATATTCCGATAATGCTACCAATTTTGCCGgtgcaaataataaattaaaagaatgGTACGATTTATTTCAAGtcgataaacataaaacaaagtTGGATGAGGTCTTGAAGAACAATGGTGTACAGTGGAAATTTATACCTGCGCGCTCACCGCATTTCGGCGGATTATGGGAATCCGCCGTGAAATCTATGAAGAATATAGTACGAAAGACGCTAGGTGACGCTCATTTAACATATGAAGAATTTAATACCGTTCTCACGCGCGCCGAAGCATGTTTAAATTCCCGTCCTCTTACACCTCTTTCTACCGATCCTAATGACTTGGGGGTATTGACACCCGGTCATTTCCTAATAGGTGACTCTCTGCTGGCAATTCCTGAGCCTGACATATCTGATGTCAAAACCAACAGATTGACGCGATGGCGTAGGTTAAGTCATTATTCTCAAATAATTTGGAAGAAATGGAGTcgtgaatatttaaatcaactTCAGGAGAGGAAAAAGTGGTCAGGTGAGAAGGGACCTAAGTTAGATATCGATACTGTAGTATTAGTTCGAGACGAAAACATCTCCCCCTTAAATTGGAAGCTGGGTCGTGTGACGAAGGTTCAACGAGGTCCCGACGATATCATTCGTTCAGCTGAAGTTAAATTGGTAAATGGTTGTATTACACGAGCAGTGCGAAACTTATGTCCACTTCCCTTTGATggaaatatatctaaataa
- the LOC132926593 gene encoding facilitated trehalose transporter Tret1-2 homolog — MGLWAGWPSWALTKRPEADTPAEWLSRDDHSWAVASFDLANLVSAWPASLLAERAGRKGCLLTVGAGLVASFAVLYAPSRWAVFAGRSLAGVCKSVAYASVPGFMAEISADRARGRFNLVVVLSDSLGMLVALSVGPRVRYAVMNGLSLVVGLAFLAAVVRVPETPHYLLSKSRLDDARSALRWYRPRSTTVDNNRRLNQITLAVRDDMREPGTYRELFADDGNRVAVLLVAGACFAQRAGGVGCVLAYSTTTMPANGPVHPGDVAVVFAVVRLACSVAAVPLIDVYGRRPLLVGSHLALAAVTAAYALCLLYVDDRPDNWGPSVCVILFSVAYSMGAGIVPGALVGEMFPANVKSRAVTVVAIVSSLGSFVINKAYLPISDAFGVYVMFFVFCAVNGTWTVLAYQFLFETKGMSLSAIQDHLDDYNSSSSEDEDGNKLPLG; from the coding sequence ATGGGCCTGTGGGCCGGGTGGCCGTCGTGGGCGCTGACGAAGCGGCCGGAAGCCGACACGCCGGCCGAGTGGCTGAGCCGGGACGACCACTCGTGGGCCGTGGCGTCGTTCGATCTGGCCAACCTGGTGAGCGCGTGGCCGGCCAGTCTGCTCGCCGAACGCGCCGGCCGGAAGGGGTGTCTGCTGACCGTCGGCGCGGGCCTGGTCGCGTCGTTCGCGGTGCTGTACGCGCCGAGCCGCTGGGCCGTGTTCGCGGGCCGGTCGCTGGCCGGCGTCTGCAAGTCTGTGGCGTACGCCTCGGTGCCGGGCTTCATGGCCGAAATATCGGCGGACCGGGCGCGCGGTCGGTTCAACTTGGTCGTGGTGCTGTCCGACTCGCTGGGCATGCTCGTCGCCCTGTCCGTGGGCCCGCGGGTCAGGTACGCCGTCATGAACGGGCTGTCGCTGGTCGTCGGGCTGGCGTTCCTGGCGGCCGTCGTCCGCGTGCCCGAGACGCCGCACTACCTGCTGTCCAAGAGCCGGTTGGACGACGCGAGGTCGGCGCTCCGCTGGTACCGGCCACGTTCGACGACCGTCGACAACAACCGCCGCCTCAACCAGATAACGTTGGCCGTGCGGGACGACATGCGCGAGCCCGGCACGTACCGCGAGCTGTTCGCCGACGACGGCAACCGGGTCGCGGTGCTGCTGGTGGCCGGCGCGTGTTTCGCGCAGCGCGCCGGCGGCGTCGGCTGCGTGCTGGCCTACTCGACCACCACGATGCCGGCCAACGGTCCGGTCCATCCCGGCGACGTGGCCGTCGTGTTCGCCGTCGTCCGGCTGGCGTGCTCCGTGGCCGCGGTGCCGCTCATCGACGTCTACGGCCGCCGGCCGCTGCTGGTCGGCTCGCACCTGGCGCTGGCCGCCGTGACGGCCGCGTACGCGCTCTGCCTGCTGTACGTCGACGACCGGCCCGACAACTGGGGCCCGTCCGTGTGCGTCATCCTGTTCTCGGTGGCCTACTCGATGGGCGCCGGTATCGTGCCCGGCGCGCTGGTCGGCGAGATGTTCCCGGCCAACGTCAAGTCGCGCGCCGTCACCGTGGTGGCCATCGTCTCGTCGCTGGGCTCGTTCGTCATCAACAAAGCGTACCTGCCCATCAGCGACGCGTTCGGCGTGTACGTCATGTTCTTCGTGTTCTGCGCAGTCAACGGCACGTGGACCGTCCTCGCGTACCAGTTCCTGTTCGAGACCAAAGGCATGTCGCTGTCCGCCATCCAAGACCACCTGGACGACTACAACTCTTCGTCGTCCGAAGACGAAGACGGCAACAAACTGCCATTGGGTTAG